A region of Streptomyces sp. NBC_01788 DNA encodes the following proteins:
- a CDS encoding HAD family hydrolase, giving the protein MTSHPPTVGFDLDMTLIDSRPGIRACYLELSARTGTYIDADLAVTRLGPPLAEELVNWFPAERVEEVGALYRELYPATAVSATPALTGAREAIEAVRRAGGRAIVVTAKYEPNAKLHLEHLGIEPDAVIGGLWAEQKAEALREYGARVYVGDHVGDVRGARAAGALSVAVATGPCDEGELRAAGADVVLPDLTAFPDWLVAGGAPVSRQRESPRA; this is encoded by the coding sequence ATGACCTCTCACCCGCCGACCGTCGGTTTCGACCTCGACATGACCCTCATCGACTCCCGCCCCGGCATCCGCGCCTGCTACCTGGAGCTCTCCGCGCGGACGGGGACGTACATCGACGCCGACCTGGCGGTCACACGGCTCGGTCCGCCGCTCGCGGAGGAACTGGTCAACTGGTTCCCGGCGGAGCGGGTGGAGGAGGTGGGGGCCCTGTACCGGGAGCTGTACCCGGCGACAGCCGTCTCCGCCACGCCCGCGCTGACCGGCGCCCGTGAGGCCATCGAGGCCGTGCGGCGGGCCGGCGGACGGGCGATCGTGGTCACCGCCAAGTACGAGCCGAACGCCAAGCTGCACCTGGAACACCTGGGCATCGAGCCGGACGCGGTGATCGGCGGTCTGTGGGCCGAGCAGAAGGCCGAGGCGCTGCGCGAGTACGGTGCCCGGGTGTACGTCGGCGACCACGTCGGGGACGTGCGGGGCGCCCGGGCGGCCGGCGCCCTGTCGGTGGCGGTGGCCACCGGACCGTGTGACGAGGGGGAACTGCGGGCGGCGGGCGCGGACGTCGTGCTTCCGGATCTGACCGCGTTCCCGGACTGGCTCGTGGCCGGCGGCGCGCCGGTCAGCCGTCAACGGGAGTCGCCGCGCGCCTGA
- a CDS encoding DUF3027 domain-containing protein, translating into MSAATTRSRTPDRLCAEAVDLARAAAEEAAAPGVVGEHAGVLSEGDRVVTHFFECKEFGYRGWRWAVTVARASRAKIVTLDEVVLLPGPEALLAPEWVPWSERLRPGDMGPGDLLPTDAEDLRLEPGYSGEDEPAPNAAVSGEMAELAEAEDAEVTAGPPSNLPTAPSRGSISALAEELGMRRARVLSRYGLHVAADRWEEGFGAKTPMAQAAPAACVSCGFLVPIGGSLGQAFGVCANEFSPADGRMVSLTYGCGGHSEAAVMPKPPQPPPPVIDETRVDPFPLRPAEDSGSVPVTGDDETAELGHS; encoded by the coding sequence GTGAGCGCAGCGACCACGCGAAGCCGCACCCCCGACCGCCTGTGCGCCGAGGCCGTCGACCTCGCCCGGGCCGCAGCCGAGGAGGCGGCCGCGCCCGGTGTCGTCGGCGAGCACGCGGGAGTGCTCTCCGAGGGAGACCGGGTCGTCACGCACTTCTTCGAGTGCAAGGAGTTCGGGTACCGGGGCTGGCGCTGGGCCGTCACCGTGGCCCGCGCCTCACGCGCCAAGATCGTCACCCTGGACGAGGTCGTCCTGCTCCCCGGCCCGGAGGCGCTGCTCGCCCCCGAGTGGGTGCCGTGGAGCGAGCGCCTGCGCCCGGGCGACATGGGCCCCGGCGACCTGCTGCCCACCGACGCCGAGGACCTCCGCCTGGAACCCGGCTATTCCGGCGAGGACGAGCCCGCGCCGAACGCCGCCGTCTCCGGGGAGATGGCCGAGCTGGCGGAGGCGGAGGACGCCGAGGTCACGGCGGGTCCGCCGAGCAACCTCCCCACCGCGCCGTCCCGCGGCTCGATCTCCGCGCTCGCCGAGGAACTGGGCATGCGCCGCGCCCGGGTCCTGTCCCGCTACGGCCTGCATGTCGCCGCCGACCGCTGGGAGGAGGGCTTCGGCGCGAAGACCCCGATGGCCCAGGCGGCCCCGGCGGCCTGCGTGAGCTGCGGCTTCCTGGTGCCGATCGGCGGTTCGCTCGGCCAGGCCTTCGGCGTGTGCGCGAACGAGTTCTCCCCGGCCGACGGCCGCATGGTCTCCCTGACGTACGGCTGCGGCGGGCACTCCGAGGCCGCGGTGATGCCCAAGCCCCCGCAGCCGCCCCCGCCGGTGATCGACGAGACGCGCGTGGACCCCTTCCCGCTGCGTCCGGCCGAGGACTCCGGCTCGGTTCCGGTGACCGGGGACGACGAGACCGCCGAGCTGGGGCACTCCTAG
- a CDS encoding DUF2771 domain-containing protein: MTVPRSRRAAAALGAVSAGLLLLSACNKPTPLATITVGTNSVSSQTDCYNDGKEIGVLGLKKCLDPKSKSIEKIKVDPDETVRFGVDPSIADKGWTILMNGQPLTDSSNKTYRTIPGSVFFNAQYGASGKSTLVSIKQGENKVSGLWSFLLTKDS; encoded by the coding sequence ATGACCGTACCGCGTTCCCGCCGCGCCGCAGCCGCTCTCGGCGCCGTTTCCGCCGGACTGCTTCTGCTGTCCGCCTGCAACAAGCCGACGCCGCTGGCGACCATCACGGTCGGCACGAACTCGGTCAGCTCCCAGACCGACTGCTACAACGATGGCAAGGAAATCGGAGTCCTGGGTCTGAAGAAGTGCCTCGACCCCAAGTCGAAAAGCATCGAGAAAATCAAGGTCGACCCCGATGAGACGGTCCGCTTCGGCGTGGACCCCAGCATCGCGGACAAGGGCTGGACGATCCTCATGAACGGTCAGCCGCTGACCGACTCCAGCAACAAGACCTACCGCACGATCCCGGGCAGCGTGTTCTTCAACGCCCAGTACGGCGCCAGTGGCAAATCCACGCTCGTCTCCATCAAGCAGGGCGAGAACAAGGTGTCGGGTCTGTGGTCCTTCCTGCTGACCAAGGACTCCTGA
- a CDS encoding GOLPH3/VPS74 family protein, translating to MDAGLTVGERIVLLGLDEQDGTPRELLRVGCAVAAVLLLQLVLSGHAVERDGGLVVTEQPPPDEPLAAAMAEQMRQHPGAKPRTWLLAVRDQAVTAAYEGLLAKGAVREEGRKVLGVFGSHRYPVTDPAVPAALRAELSAVLLDGARPAPATAELVLLLHRAGLATLALPGTDPAKIAPRVEEVAATLGSAGKAGDALSAALAALTVFLTAFLASIPGLAG from the coding sequence ATGGACGCTGGGCTGACGGTGGGCGAGCGGATCGTGCTGCTCGGCCTTGACGAGCAGGACGGCACCCCGCGCGAGCTGCTCCGGGTGGGCTGCGCCGTCGCGGCGGTTCTCCTGCTGCAGCTCGTGCTGTCGGGGCATGCCGTGGAGCGCGACGGCGGACTCGTCGTCACGGAGCAGCCCCCGCCCGACGAGCCGTTGGCCGCGGCCATGGCCGAGCAGATGCGGCAGCACCCCGGGGCGAAGCCCCGGACGTGGCTGCTGGCCGTGCGCGACCAGGCGGTCACCGCCGCCTACGAGGGCTTGCTGGCCAAGGGAGCGGTCCGCGAGGAGGGCCGCAAGGTGCTCGGCGTCTTCGGCTCCCACCGCTACCCGGTGACGGACCCCGCGGTACCGGCGGCGCTGCGCGCCGAACTGTCCGCCGTGCTGCTGGACGGAGCGCGGCCGGCCCCGGCGACGGCGGAGCTGGTCCTCCTGCTGCACCGCGCGGGCCTGGCCACCCTCGCCCTGCCGGGGACGGACCCCGCGAAGATCGCCCCGCGCGTCGAGGAGGTGGCCGCCACGCTGGGCTCCGCCGGGAAGGCGGGCGACGCGTTGTCCGCGGCCCTCGCCGCCCTGACCGTCTTCCTCACCGCCTTCCTCGCCTCGATCCCGGGCCTGGCGGGCTGA
- a CDS encoding helicase C-terminal domain-containing protein has protein sequence MSSDEKPAAPRSLAEALRARDDASLAALLRSRPDLITPVPTDLTQLATRAGTRASVVRALERLDRFAQQTAQALAVAGDPATYDELLGLMASDSRDPVVAGALPRALGTLREQALVWGGDDQLRLVRTARELLAPSPQHPSPTGLGPTVREATAGMSPGRIQEIVTAAGLPSTHDSVSAVAALTDLFTDRERMSALLAELPGDSLEVLERLVWGPPYGQVTPDPAPRLRLLLDRGLLLPTAPGTVVLPREAALHLRGGRAHRATEPVPPTVEAAATHRPQMVDATAAGQAYTALATVEELLRDWDEGGPSMLRAGGLSVRDLKRTAVALDVPEPTAAFWVELAYTAGLLASDGETDERYAATPAHDEWLEQPTAERWAHLASAWLAATRTAGLAGGRDAKDRALSALGPGLDRSAAPEVRHRVLALLAELPPGTAPVAESVPARLRWEHPPRGARQEDDLRSRLAQWTLSEAELLGVTGRGALSTHGRALLGASAPAPEGTPAGEGGRGPGTRAEPATDAGGATPASPGDKLPVHKHHRPEGTPGAPGPQSPPAVVPVPPVHPAAPGSPAEQAAAVAEAARVLAPLLPEPLDHVLLQADLTAVAPGPLRRPLAETLGVLADVESKGGATVYRFTPASVRRALDAGRTASDLHAFLAAHSRTPVPQPLAYLIDDVARRHGHLRVGTASAYVRCDDDALLNEILADKRSAGLGLRRLAPTVLATQADPAALLEGLRAMGYAPAAESAAGDVLITRAHSHRTPPRTAPDPVPEGPPAPDAVLLSAAIRAIRAGDLASTAPRKPTAATREDGELPRTGSAETLATMQAAVLTGESLWIGYVNAEGTASQRVIAPIRVEGGFVTAYDHTADEVRTYPLHRVTGVAELADDSA, from the coding sequence ATGAGCAGCGATGAGAAACCGGCGGCCCCGCGTTCGCTCGCGGAAGCGCTCCGCGCGCGCGACGACGCCTCCCTGGCCGCGCTCCTGCGCAGCCGCCCCGATCTCATCACCCCGGTCCCGACCGACCTCACCCAGCTCGCCACCCGCGCCGGGACCCGCGCCTCGGTGGTCCGCGCCCTGGAGCGGCTCGACCGGTTCGCCCAGCAGACGGCCCAGGCCCTCGCGGTGGCCGGCGATCCGGCCACGTACGACGAACTGCTCGGCCTGATGGCCTCCGACAGCCGCGACCCCGTCGTCGCCGGCGCGCTGCCCCGCGCCCTGGGCACCCTGCGCGAGCAGGCCCTCGTCTGGGGCGGCGACGACCAGCTCCGCCTGGTCCGCACGGCACGCGAGCTGCTCGCGCCGTCGCCTCAGCACCCGTCCCCGACGGGGCTCGGACCGACGGTGCGGGAGGCCACGGCGGGCATGTCGCCGGGGCGCATCCAGGAGATCGTGACGGCCGCCGGACTGCCCTCGACCCACGACTCCGTCTCCGCCGTCGCCGCGCTCACCGACCTGTTCACCGACCGCGAGCGGATGTCCGCGCTGCTCGCCGAACTGCCGGGCGACTCCCTCGAGGTGCTGGAGCGCCTGGTGTGGGGGCCGCCCTACGGCCAGGTCACCCCCGACCCGGCGCCGCGTCTGCGGCTGTTGCTGGACCGCGGGCTGCTGCTGCCCACGGCGCCCGGAACCGTCGTCCTGCCCCGTGAGGCGGCACTGCACCTGCGCGGGGGCCGCGCCCACCGCGCGACCGAGCCGGTGCCGCCGACCGTGGAGGCGGCCGCGACCCACCGTCCGCAGATGGTGGACGCGACGGCGGCGGGGCAGGCGTACACCGCCCTGGCCACCGTGGAGGAACTGCTGCGGGACTGGGACGAGGGCGGCCCGAGCATGCTGCGCGCGGGCGGGCTGAGCGTGCGCGACCTCAAGCGCACCGCCGTCGCCCTGGACGTGCCCGAACCGACGGCCGCCTTCTGGGTCGAACTCGCCTACACCGCCGGTCTACTCGCCTCCGACGGCGAGACCGACGAGCGGTACGCGGCGACCCCGGCCCACGACGAGTGGCTGGAGCAACCCACCGCCGAACGCTGGGCCCACCTCGCGTCGGCCTGGCTGGCGGCCACGCGGACCGCGGGGCTGGCCGGCGGACGGGACGCCAAGGACCGGGCGCTGTCGGCGCTCGGCCCCGGCCTCGACCGCTCGGCGGCGCCGGAGGTACGCCACCGGGTCCTCGCGCTGCTCGCGGAACTGCCGCCGGGCACCGCGCCGGTCGCCGAGTCGGTACCGGCCCGGCTGCGCTGGGAGCACCCGCCGCGCGGGGCGCGGCAGGAGGACGACCTGCGCAGCCGCCTCGCCCAGTGGACGCTGTCCGAGGCGGAACTGCTCGGCGTCACGGGCCGGGGCGCCCTGTCCACCCACGGCCGCGCGCTGCTGGGCGCGTCGGCGCCAGCGCCGGAAGGGACCCCTGCGGGCGAGGGCGGGCGTGGTCCCGGCACGCGCGCCGAGCCGGCCACGGACGCGGGCGGGGCCACGCCCGCGAGCCCCGGTGACAAGCTGCCCGTGCACAAGCACCACCGCCCGGAGGGAACCCCCGGCGCCCCCGGACCCCAGTCCCCGCCCGCCGTGGTTCCGGTCCCGCCGGTCCACCCCGCGGCTCCCGGCTCCCCCGCCGAGCAGGCCGCCGCCGTCGCCGAGGCGGCCCGGGTCCTTGCTCCGCTTCTGCCCGAACCGCTGGATCACGTGCTGCTCCAGGCGGATCTGACCGCGGTCGCGCCCGGGCCGCTGCGGCGGCCGCTCGCCGAGACGCTGGGCGTGCTCGCGGACGTGGAGTCCAAGGGCGGCGCGACCGTCTACCGGTTCACCCCCGCCTCCGTACGCCGCGCCCTGGACGCCGGCCGCACCGCCTCCGACCTGCACGCCTTCCTGGCCGCGCACTCCCGTACGCCGGTGCCGCAGCCGCTGGCGTACCTGATCGACGACGTGGCCCGCCGGCACGGCCATCTGCGGGTCGGCACGGCCTCGGCGTACGTGCGCTGCGACGACGACGCGCTGCTGAACGAGATCCTCGCCGACAAGCGCTCCGCCGGGCTGGGCCTGCGCCGCCTCGCGCCGACCGTGCTGGCCACGCAGGCCGACCCGGCCGCGCTCCTGGAGGGCCTGCGCGCGATGGGCTACGCCCCGGCCGCCGAGTCCGCGGCGGGCGACGTGCTGATCACCCGCGCGCACTCCCACCGCACCCCGCCGCGCACCGCTCCCGACCCGGTCCCGGAAGGCCCGCCCGCCCCGGACGCCGTGCTGCTGTCCGCCGCGATCCGCGCGATCCGGGCCGGCGACCTGGCCTCCACCGCCCCGCGCAAGCCGACCGCGGCCACGCGGGAGGACGGCGAGCTGCCGCGCACCGGCTCCGCCGAGACCCTCGCCACCATGCAGGCCGCCGTCCTCACCGGCGAGTCCCTGTGGATCGGCTACGTCAACGCCGAGGGCACCGCGAGCCAGCGCGTCATCGCACCGATCCGTGTCGAGGGCGGCTTCGTCACCGCCTACGACCACACCGCGGACGAGGTCCGCACCTACCCCCTGCACCGGGTGACCGGGGTCGCCGAACTCGCGGACGACTCCGCTTGA
- a CDS encoding DNA repair helicase XPB, which translates to MNGPLIVQSDKTLLLEVDHEQAGECRRAIAPFAELERAPEHIHTYRVTPLGLWNARAAGHDAEQVVDALVQYSRYPVPHALLVDIAETMDRYGRLTLSKDPAHGLVLTTTDRPVLEEVLKSKRIAPLVGARIDPDTVAVHPSERGQIKQTLLKLGWPAEDLAGYVDGEAHPIELREDGWALRPYQKQAVENFWHGGSGVVVLPCGAGKTLVGAGSMAQAKSTTLILVTNTVSARQWKHELVKRTSLTEDEIGEYSGTRKEVRPVTIATYQVLTTRRKGIYPHLELFDSRDWGLIVYDEVHLLPAPVFKFTADLQARRRLGLTATLVREDGRESDVFSLIGPKRFDAPWKEIEAQGHIAPADCVEVRVNLTDSERLAYATAETEEKYRFCATTATKRKVTEAIVRRFAGQQILVIGQYIDQLDELGEHLNAPVIKGETSNAQREKLFDAFREGEISVLVVSKVANFSIDLPEATVAIQVSGTFGSRQEEAQRLGRVLRPKADGHQAHFYSVVARDTIDQDFAAHRQRFLAEQGYAYRIMDADELLAEEG; encoded by the coding sequence GTGAATGGTCCCCTGATCGTCCAGTCGGACAAGACCCTGCTTCTCGAAGTCGACCACGAGCAGGCCGGCGAGTGCCGTCGGGCCATCGCGCCGTTCGCCGAGCTGGAGCGGGCGCCCGAGCACATCCACACCTACCGGGTCACCCCGCTCGGCCTGTGGAACGCGCGCGCCGCCGGGCACGACGCCGAGCAGGTCGTCGACGCCCTCGTGCAGTACAGCCGCTACCCGGTGCCGCACGCGCTGCTCGTCGACATCGCCGAGACGATGGACCGCTACGGGCGGCTGACCCTCAGCAAGGACCCGGCGCACGGCCTCGTCCTGACCACCACCGACCGGCCGGTCCTGGAGGAGGTGCTGAAGTCCAAGCGGATCGCCCCGCTGGTCGGCGCCCGCATCGACCCGGACACCGTGGCCGTGCATCCCTCCGAGCGCGGGCAGATCAAGCAGACCCTGCTGAAGCTGGGCTGGCCCGCCGAGGACCTCGCCGGGTACGTCGACGGCGAGGCGCACCCGATCGAGCTGCGCGAGGACGGCTGGGCGCTGCGGCCCTACCAGAAGCAGGCCGTGGAGAACTTCTGGCACGGCGGGAGCGGCGTCGTCGTCCTGCCCTGCGGGGCCGGCAAGACCCTGGTCGGCGCGGGCTCGATGGCGCAGGCGAAGTCCACGACGCTGATCCTCGTCACGAACACCGTCTCGGCCCGGCAGTGGAAGCACGAGCTGGTGAAGCGGACCTCGCTGACCGAGGACGAGATCGGGGAGTACAGCGGCACCAGGAAGGAGGTCCGCCCGGTCACCATCGCCACCTACCAGGTGCTGACGACCCGGCGGAAGGGGATCTACCCCCACCTGGAGCTGTTCGACTCCCGCGACTGGGGGCTGATCGTCTACGACGAGGTGCACCTGCTGCCCGCGCCGGTCTTCAAGTTCACCGCGGACCTCCAGGCCCGGCGGCGGCTGGGACTGACCGCGACCCTGGTGCGCGAGGACGGCCGCGAGTCGGACGTGTTCTCCCTGATCGGCCCCAAGCGGTTCGACGCGCCCTGGAAGGAGATCGAGGCGCAGGGCCACATCGCGCCCGCGGACTGCGTCGAGGTCCGGGTCAACCTGACCGACTCCGAACGGCTGGCGTACGCGACGGCCGAGACGGAGGAGAAGTACCGCTTCTGCGCGACCACCGCGACCAAGCGGAAGGTCACGGAGGCGATCGTCCGCCGCTTCGCCGGCCAGCAGATCCTGGTCATCGGCCAGTACATCGACCAGCTCGACGAACTGGGCGAGCACCTGAACGCGCCGGTGATCAAGGGCGAGACGTCCAACGCGCAGCGCGAGAAGCTCTTCGACGCCTTCCGCGAGGGCGAGATCAGCGTGCTGGTGGTCTCCAAGGTGGCGAACTTCTCCATCGACCTGCCGGAGGCCACGGTCGCCATCCAGGTCTCGGGCACCTTCGGCTCCCGCCAGGAGGAGGCCCAGCGCCTCGGGCGGGTGCTGCGCCCGAAGGCCGACGGCCACCAGGCCCACTTCTACTCGGTGGTCGCCCGCGACACCATCGACCAGGACTTCGCCGCCCACCGCCAGCGGTTCCTGGCCGAACAGGGCTACGCCTACCGGATCATGGACGCCGACGAACTGCTGGCGGAGGAGGGCTGA
- a CDS encoding cold-shock protein, producing MPTGKVKWFNAEKGFGFLSRDDGGDVFVHSSVLPGGVDTLKPGQRVEFGVVAGQRGDQALSVTLLDPTPSVAAAQRKKPDELASIVQDLTTLLEGVAQTLERGRYPDKTSGKNVAGLLRAVADQLDV from the coding sequence TTGCCTACCGGCAAGGTCAAATGGTTCAACGCTGAGAAGGGCTTCGGCTTCCTCTCCCGCGACGACGGCGGCGACGTGTTCGTCCATTCCTCAGTGCTCCCGGGCGGAGTGGACACGCTCAAGCCGGGGCAGCGGGTGGAGTTCGGGGTGGTCGCCGGTCAGCGCGGTGACCAGGCCCTCTCCGTGACGCTCCTGGATCCGACCCCCTCGGTCGCCGCCGCCCAGCGCAAGAAGCCGGACGAGCTGGCGTCCATCGTGCAGGACCTGACCACCCTCCTGGAGGGGGTCGCGCAGACCCTGGAGCGCGGCCGATACCCCGACAAGACGTCCGGCAAGAACGTCGCCGGGCTGTTGCGCGCGGTCGCCGACCAGCTGGACGTATGA
- a CDS encoding MFS transporter translates to MAAARTPPGTTGVGGDKGVKGSSRGSGSGRFGGSVRAVGRALHLPVSGAVRGIRRATNAHGAGESGLGRLIELHAVNGAGDVMITVALASTVFFSVPTDEARGRVALYLAITMAPFTVLAPVIGPLLDRLPHGRRAAMAAAMLARALLALIIAGAAASGSLELYPAALGVLVASKAYGVVRSAVVPRLMPPRFSLVKANSRVTLGGLLATGVAAPIGAGLQTLGPRWPLYGAFVIFVAGTFLSFALPPKVDSAKGEDRALLAADEQHLRGPRRKPLKRPGLRTVGTAVTHALAANAALRCLSGFLIFFLAFLLREHPLTGESAAVSLGIVGVAAGAGNALGTAVGAWLRSRAPEIIIVTVVAIVLGAAVTAAVFFGAFLVACLAAIAGFGQALAKLSLDALIQRDVPEPVRTSAFARSETLLQVAWVLGGAIGIVLPLNGVLGLSVGAGLVAAGWLPTVRGLLASARHGGTTRPRVA, encoded by the coding sequence GTGGCAGCCGCGAGGACGCCCCCGGGAACCACCGGCGTCGGTGGGGACAAGGGGGTCAAGGGGAGCAGCCGGGGCAGCGGTTCGGGCCGGTTCGGCGGGTCCGTCCGCGCGGTCGGGCGTGCCCTGCACCTGCCTGTGAGCGGAGCGGTCCGCGGCATCCGCAGGGCGACCAACGCCCACGGCGCCGGCGAGTCCGGGCTCGGCCGGCTGATCGAACTGCACGCGGTGAACGGCGCCGGCGACGTCATGATCACCGTGGCGCTCGCCTCCACCGTCTTCTTCTCCGTTCCCACCGACGAGGCCCGCGGCCGCGTCGCGCTGTACCTCGCCATCACCATGGCGCCCTTCACGGTCCTCGCGCCCGTGATCGGTCCCCTCCTCGACCGCCTCCCGCACGGCCGCCGCGCCGCGATGGCCGCCGCGATGCTGGCCCGCGCCCTGCTCGCCCTGATCATCGCGGGCGCCGCCGCCAGCGGCAGCCTGGAGCTGTACCCGGCCGCGCTGGGCGTGCTGGTCGCCTCGAAGGCGTACGGCGTGGTCAGGAGCGCCGTCGTACCCCGGCTGATGCCACCCCGCTTCTCCCTGGTCAAGGCGAACTCGCGGGTCACCCTCGGCGGGCTGCTCGCGACCGGCGTGGCCGCCCCCATCGGCGCGGGCCTCCAGACCCTCGGCCCGCGCTGGCCGCTCTACGGCGCCTTCGTGATCTTCGTCGCGGGAACGTTCCTGTCGTTCGCCCTGCCGCCGAAGGTCGACTCGGCCAAGGGCGAGGACCGGGCGCTGCTCGCCGCGGACGAGCAGCATCTGCGCGGCCCGCGCCGCAAGCCGCTGAAGCGCCCCGGCCTGCGCACCGTCGGCACGGCCGTCACCCACGCCCTCGCCGCGAACGCCGCCCTGCGCTGCCTGTCCGGATTCCTGATCTTCTTCCTCGCCTTCCTGCTCCGTGAGCACCCGCTGACCGGCGAGAGCGCGGCGGTCTCGCTGGGCATCGTGGGCGTCGCGGCGGGCGCGGGCAACGCGCTGGGCACGGCGGTCGGGGCCTGGCTGAGATCGCGCGCGCCCGAGATCATCATCGTGACCGTCGTCGCCATCGTCCTGGGCGCGGCGGTCACGGCCGCGGTCTTCTTCGGCGCGTTCCTGGTGGCCTGCCTGGCCGCGATCGCCGGCTTCGGGCAGGCGCTGGCCAAGCTGTCCCTGGACGCGTTGATCCAGCGGGACGTGCCCGAACCGGTGCGGACCTCGGCGTTCGCCCGCTCCGAGACACTGCTCCAGGTGGCCTGGGTGCTCGGCGGGGCGATCGGCATCGTGCTGCCGCTCAACGGCGTGCTGGGCCTGTCGGTGGGCGCCGGGCTCGTGGCCGCCGGCTGGCTGCCCACCGTCCGCGGCCTGCTCGCCTCGGCCCGGCACGGGGGCACCACGCGGCCCCGGGTGGCGTGA
- a CDS encoding futalosine hydrolase has translation MVLPADQGLLTTSSPRVLVTTAVPVERDAVARAFAGPGREEPLPALPGATLHRLPGPPAVDLIAAGVGPALAAATTASALTAAALGGAPYDLVVSAGIAGGFAPHAPVGSLVVADEITAADLGAETGEGFLPVTELGFGTVTHRPPEALVRVIAAAVPARTGTVLTVSTVTGTAARADALRARHPGALAEAMEGFGVAEAAAAHRVPVLEVRAVSNPVGPRGRAAWRIGDALAALTEGFGKLAPVLTSWNPHEP, from the coding sequence GTGGTCCTTCCTGCTGACCAAGGACTCCTGACCACGTCCTCGCCACGCGTCCTCGTCACCACCGCCGTCCCCGTCGAACGGGACGCGGTGGCACGGGCGTTCGCCGGGCCTGGGCGTGAGGAGCCGCTGCCGGCGCTGCCCGGTGCGACCCTGCACCGGCTCCCCGGACCGCCCGCCGTCGACCTGATCGCCGCCGGTGTCGGCCCCGCCCTCGCCGCCGCGACGACCGCCTCCGCCCTGACCGCCGCCGCGCTCGGCGGCGCCCCCTACGACCTCGTCGTCTCGGCCGGTATCGCCGGCGGCTTCGCGCCGCACGCGCCGGTCGGCTCCCTCGTCGTCGCCGACGAGATCACCGCCGCGGACCTGGGCGCCGAGACCGGCGAGGGATTCCTGCCGGTGACCGAACTCGGCTTCGGCACCGTCACCCACCGTCCGCCCGAAGCGCTCGTACGGGTGATCGCGGCCGCCGTCCCGGCCCGTACCGGCACGGTACTGACCGTCTCCACGGTGACCGGCACCGCCGCCCGCGCCGACGCCCTGCGCGCCCGCCACCCGGGCGCCCTGGCCGAGGCCATGGAGGGGTTCGGAGTCGCCGAGGCGGCCGCCGCGCACCGCGTCCCGGTGCTGGAGGTACGCGCGGTCTCCAACCCCGTCGGCCCGCGCGGCCGCGCCGCCTGGCGCATCGGCGACGCCCTGGCCGCCCTGACCGAGGGCTTCGGGAAGCTGGCGCCCGTCCTCACGAGTTGGAACCCACATGAGCCCTGA
- a CDS encoding 1,4-dihydroxy-6-naphthoate synthase: MSPDSSRLRIAYSPCPNDTFVFDALAHGRVPGAPALDVTFADIDVTNGMAERRELDVLKVSYAVLPYVLGEYALLPCGGALGRGCGPLVLTKEPGADLTGRTVAVPSEKSTAYLLFRLWAAEVVGNQGGGPAGPSVEGGGGRRAGGVGEIVVMPFHEIMPAVRDGKVDAGLVIHEARFTYGDYGLHKLADMGEHWERVTGLPIPLGAIIARRSLGERTLTGLADSIRASVRAAWDDPEVSRPYVMEHAQEMDPAVADQHIGLYVNEFTAGLGEDGYAAVRGLLTRAAAEGLVPPLGPDALAFP, encoded by the coding sequence ATGAGCCCTGACAGCAGCCGACTGCGGATCGCCTACTCCCCCTGCCCCAACGACACGTTCGTCTTCGACGCGCTCGCCCACGGCCGCGTCCCCGGCGCGCCCGCGCTCGACGTCACCTTCGCGGACATCGACGTCACCAACGGCATGGCCGAGCGCCGCGAGCTGGACGTGCTGAAGGTGTCCTACGCGGTGCTGCCGTACGTCCTCGGCGAGTACGCGCTGCTGCCGTGCGGCGGCGCGCTGGGCCGGGGCTGCGGGCCCCTGGTGCTCACCAAGGAGCCGGGAGCCGATCTCACCGGCCGCACGGTCGCGGTGCCGAGCGAGAAGTCGACGGCGTACCTGCTGTTCCGCCTGTGGGCCGCGGAGGTCGTTGGAAACCAGGGGGGCGGGCCCGCAGGGCCCTCGGTTGAGGGTGGTGGTGGGCGACGGGCGGGTGGGGTGGGCGAGATCGTGGTCATGCCGTTCCACGAGATCATGCCGGCCGTGCGGGACGGGAAGGTCGACGCCGGTCTGGTGATCCACGAGGCGCGTTTCACCTACGGCGACTACGGCCTGCACAAGCTCGCCGACATGGGCGAGCACTGGGAGCGCGTCACCGGGCTGCCGATCCCGCTCGGCGCGATCATCGCCCGGCGGTCGCTGGGCGAGCGGACGCTGACGGGGCTCGCCGACTCGATCCGGGCGTCGGTGCGCGCCGCCTGGGACGACCCGGAGGTCTCCCGGCCGTACGTCATGGAGCACGCCCAGGAGATGGACCCGGCCGTCGCCGACCAGCACATCGGGCTGTACGTCAACGAGTTCACCGCCGGCCTCGGCGAGGACGGCTACGCGGCGGTCCGCGGGCTGCTCACGCGCGCCGCGGCCGAGGGACTCGTACCGCCCCTCGGCCCGGACGCGCTCGCTTTTCCCTAG